The Penicillium oxalicum strain HP7-1 chromosome V, whole genome shotgun sequence genomic interval GGAAGTACTTGCTCGCCTTATCCAGCGAGGACTCCGCGCCCTGGTCCCAGCGCTTAGGCGGGGGCAAGCGGAAGCCAGGCTGGGGAGGGCCCGCTGGAGTGGCTGCGCGGGacaccgaggaagagaagttTGCGGCCGACCCGATGGGCATGAAGGGAGACCGGCGGAAGGCGATCAGCCTGGCGACCGAGCGAGAGGTAGCCATGGCGAAACCTGGGCGAGGCGATTGAGATGTCGGAGGGGGACGGGAGGGGGGCGCGCGTGTAGCGGAAGCGAGGTTGATCGAGGAAGAGACGAGGAGCTTCAACGAGAATGGGCTGGTATGCGGTTGCAGGTGTTTGCAGgctgggggggggaagattgCTTAGGTCATTCATTTCTGCCGGGTGCTGATTGGTGGGCGGCAGGATTTTGCGCAACAGCATCACTTCCcgaccttcttcccttctgATCCCGTCCCTTTCTCCATCTAACCGCCCTCTTCCACTCCCACTCCTTCCGTCTCGACTCCCGTCTCTGCCAGTCGGCGCTTTCGTGCACGTTCAAAttctccatccatcaccATGTTCCGCTCCGCCATTGTTCGCTCCTTGAGGGCCTCCGCCCCCCGTGCCGCTATCAAGACCGCGGCTCCCATCCAGATCCGCAGCTCTCCCATTGCTGTCCAGATGGCCCCTCGCATGGTCTCTCTGAGCATCCGTTTCTACTCTGCCCCTGCTGGTCTGTCCAAGGACGAGATTGAGGGCCGGATAGTCAACCTGCTGAAGAACTTCGACAAGGTACGTTGACGTATCTCGTGATGGCCGAATGGCGAGATGATATAAGATTTCCGATTCTTCGATGTCATTGGTCTCTGTGCCTGGGAAGCTTCGTGCTAACATCTGCTTTTCCACGTAGGTTTCCGATCCTAGCAAGGTTAGTTGAGAAATCGCGATCTCAGCCCCACGGATCATCCGTCGGCTGCCCTCGGGAATATTATCTCGCAAAGAGCGGTGCTCTCACGAACGGAACACAACGGACTCGTGTTGatcaattttcttttgtatAGATCACTGGTGTCTCTCACTTCTCCAACGACCTGGGCCTTGACAGCTTGGACACCGTTGAGGTTGTGATGGCTATTGAGGAGGTACGCGACCagcttctctttccctcgggAAACGCGATCAGGTCACCGACAGTTGCTGACTATGCCAACAGGAGTTCAGCATTGAGATCCCCGACAAGGAGGCCGACCAGATCCACAGCAGTAAGTTTCTCGTGATGCTCAATCAGATGACTCTGTTCCTTCGCGACAGAAGACTAATGTATGATGCAACCGCAATAGTCGAGAAGGCTGTTGAGTACATCAAGGCTCAGCCCGATGGTATGTCATCTACCCCCTCCTGGCTCTGACTCCTGTCTTTGCTCTATGCTCACATTTGGCTCATAGCTCACTAAACGTTGAACACTGAAAATTTGGGGGGCGAGTGCTGTGGGAGTCGGATAGAACATGGATTGGGTCTGTGGCGTTGGCCACGGAAGATGCGTGGAAAAAGCAAGTCTTCCCTGCTTGTCCAGCGCTACTTTGTATGTTGCAATACATGCTAGtgctctcttctttttcttccatgtcATGTATATCATCTTGAATGCAGTTTTGAAGCAGTATTGATTTGTGGATCTCCCcgcttcttttctttccttggATCGGGATCCTTCTATGTGGGTGTGCACTCTTCTTTCTATCGTATCTCGTCCCTGCCTCGGCAACTTTTGAATCCGAGAGCATCTATGTGACGGGCCGACTTGCCTGCATCAACGTCGGCATGATCAGCATCAGCGTCACCTTGGGTGAGTGAAGGTCACAAACAGAATCGCAATCGCAGGATCGCCATGATTGATGAATGAAATTGTCCTTGTGGCAAGTGTGCCATCTGCACGATAGGTAGCAATGCACAATCTCCACTGCACTGCCAATCATAGCATTGCTTGCGAATAACTCCCGTCTCTCGACACTACTGCTCGTCCTGTGAAACCGCTTTTCATGCTTCATTTGCCATGAAACCGGCCTCCTCTGGAATAGTCTCTCCCGCCGGGCAGAGTAGACCCTAGCCAACCTAGAGACTCAAGCACCTGGAATCTTTCTGACTCCAGAGGGGGAGGAATCAGGTAGCTGGCTCACGGGCAGTAGTCCTGGCTCCAGTGTTGGATCTCCCAGTTTGGCTTGCTGTTCAGGCTAGTGCTTTCTATAGCTTACCAGATACATCTTGGGAAAACCAAAACAGGAAGAATACAAAAGACGGAAAGACTCAAGATATATCTGGCGTGTCCAGGCCCCAATTGTTGTTTGGAGTGGCCATGTCTTTTCTCTAACCACAGTCTATACTCGACATGGACTAGTTCTCGACTGCCACGACTGCGTGCTGCGTCTTTCCTTTTCAGCTCCTTTTCACGTCCACCCGGTCCTGCTGTTTGGGTCCCCCCCTGACAGGCTGCTCCCGACCGGTCCCACTTTACTTTGAGAAAGCGGCGAACGGTCTCTTGGTCCAACTACTCGTGACTTTCGACCATCTTTCTCCGCGAGACAATTTAGGCCCTCTGCGACTGGCAGGCAGGTTGGCTCAGATACCACCAACACCACATTTCCTCTTAACCCTGTGGCTATCCGAGAGATCGCCTCTCCGCCCTTCGTCTTACAGCCTCGTCTCCTCGACCACCTCAACCCCCACccaccgccccccccccctcctcctcgtccttttcctcctcacCTGTGGTCATCATGTCATCCGGAGGCTTGACTCGGCGACGAGGCGGCGGTCGAGGCGCTGGCGCAGATGACCAAGACGATAGCCGGGTCTCCTCACCTGTGCAGAGAAATGGATCCGCAATGGAGAACCGCGGTCCCGAGACCTCATACACCAACACGGAGAATGGCCACAAGATCGCATTCGACCCTCGTGACCTGAGTGAGACTGAAGAACGCAACAAGCAACCGAAACTTACATTGATGGAGGAAGTACTGTTGCTGGGGTTAAAAGACAAGCAGGTAAGCTGAATTGGGACCCAATGCGTTTTGGGgagataagaaaaaaaaagagagggcaagaagcggtTGGCAGA includes:
- a CDS encoding Acyl carrier protein, coding for MFRSAIVRSLRASAPRAAIKTAAPIQIRSSPIAVQMAPRMVSLSIRFYSAPAGLSKDEIEGRIVNLLKNFDKVSDPSKITGVSHFSNDLGLDSLDTVEVVMAIEEEFSIEIPDKEADQIHSSKFLVMLNQMTLFLRDRRLMYDATAIVEKAVEYIKAQPDAH